From a single Brassica napus cultivar Da-Ae chromosome C9, Da-Ae, whole genome shotgun sequence genomic region:
- the LOC106371925 gene encoding serine/threonine-protein kinase PBL27: MSGCLPCFGSSAKDAASKDSVKKEASAKAKDASVTQSHHVSLDKSKSKGGSEQKKELTAPKEGPTAHIAAQTFTFRELAAATKNFRPDCLLGEGGFGRVYKGRLETTGQIVAVKQLDRNGLQGNREFLVEVLMLSLLHHTNLVNLIGYCADGDQRLLVYEYMPLGSLEDHLHDLPPDKEPLDWNTRMTIAAGAAKGLEYLHDKANPPVIYRDLKSSNILLGDGYHPKLSDFGLAKLGPVGDKTHVSTRVMGTYGYCAPEYAMTGQLTLKSDVYSFGVVFLELITGRKAIDNARAHGEHNLVAWARPLFKDRRKFPKMADPSLQGRYPMRGLYQALAVAAMCLQEQAATRPLIGDVVTALTYLASQTFDPNAASSQNSRSGSGGGGPPFIRTRDERRSMGDGSSLDSPAETRSRLGSPATHKNSPDYRRRDMVREVNAGSEAGSENGGGSGRKWGLSDVEGTESQRGSPASVGRGTRGTPRNRDLDRERAVAEAKVWGENWRERKRGINGPGSFDSSND, from the exons ATGAGTGGGTGTTTGCCTTGCTTTGGATCTTCGGCTAAAGACGCTGCTTCTAAAGATTCCGTGAAGAAAGAAGCTTCAGCTAAAGCTAAAGACGCCTCTGTTACTCAGTCTCACCATGTCAGCTTAG ACAAATCAAAGTCTAAAGGAGGTTCTGAACAAAAGAAGGAGCTAACCGCTCCAAAAGAAGGGCCAACCGCTCATATCGCTGCACAAACGTTTACCTTCCGTGAGTTAGCTGCCGCCACTAAGAACTTTCGACCGGATTGTCTTCTTGGAGAAGGAGGTTTCGGACGTGTTTACAAGGGTCGTCTAGAGACTACAGGACAG ATAGTAGCTGTTAAACAGCTGGACAGAAATGGTCTACAAGGAAACAGAGAGTTTCTTGTAGAGGTTCTTATGCTGAGCCTCCTCCATCATACCAATCTTGTGAATTTGATTGGTTATTGCGCTGATGGTGACCAACGTCTTCTTGTCTACGAGTATATGCCACTAGGATCCTTGGAGGATCATCTACACG atCTTCCACCAGATAAAGAGCCTCTAGACTGGAACACAAGAATGACAATAGCAGCAGGAGCAGCCAAGGGACTAGAGTATTTGCACGACAAGGCGAACCCGCCTGTGATCTACAGAGACTTGAAGTCATCTAATATTCTTCTCGGCGATGGATATCACCCAAAGCTATCTGATTTCGGGTTAGCTAAGTTAGGTCCTGTGGGTGACAAAACACACGTCTCAACACGTGTGATGGGCACATACGGCTATTGTGCACCTGAATACGCCATGACGGGGCAACTCACGTTGAAGTCTGATGTGTATAGCTTTGGAGTTGTGTTTTTGGAGCTTATCACTGGTCGGAAAGCGATTGATAACGCTAGAGCGCACGGAGAGCATAACCTCGTCGCATGG GCTAGGCCGTTGTTTAAAGATCGTAGGAAGTTTCCAAAGATGGCAGATCCATCACTGCAAGGGAGGTATCCAATGCGTGGTCTATACCAAGCGCTTGCGGTTGCAGCAATGTGTTTACAGGAACAAGCAGCGACAAGACCACTGATCGGGGACGTGGTGACAGCTCTAACTTACTTAGCTTCTCAAACGTTTGATCCCAACGCGGCAAGCAGTCAAAACAGTAGAAGTGGTAGCGGTGGTGGGGGGCCGCCGTTTATCAGGACGAGAGATGAAAGGAGAAGCATGGGAGATGGGAGTAGCTTGGATAGTCCTGCAGAGACTCGGAGCCGGTTAGGGTCACCAGCGACTCACAAGAACTCTCCGGATTACAGAAGAAGGGATATGGTGAGGGAAGTGAATGCGGGATCAGAGGCAGGGAGCGAGAATGGAGGAGGGTCAGGGAGAAAATGGGGGTTGAGCGATGTGGAAGGGACAGAGTCACAGAGAGGGAGTCCGGCTAGTGTTGGGAGGGGAACGAGAGGGACTCCGAGGAACCGTGATTTGGATAGAGAGCGAGCTGTGGCGGAGGCTAAGGTGTGGGGAGAGAATTGGAGGGAGCGGAAAAGAGGAATCAATGGGCCTGGCAGCTTTGATAGTTCAAATGATTAA
- the LOC125592746 gene encoding uncharacterized protein LOC125592746, with product MEPTGNSPDSSDRKTGKKIVASSATVKPNGKSIASSAIAKTDVSSPVPVKPNVATDLSSVHTDQVMLFRDVSFGPREAELRFRLIHFWEARNPLTKTLIGQEMLLIDEEGTAIQGFVPAGRVGTFDLTDGVVYKLNNFFGSRSKVQYRVADHIATVSFTWNSDLAVLDNPPVPFPEDRFRFHGYEEFRANCDSKGDLYDFFDFITDYVGHMKLVNEQTISDHNVLDEVDISEKRHICVHVQTHDGPVMKLYIWDKAASDFCQKFKSYGGTPIVLLVTTVNPKHLGGTLALTTMSSSRVFMDADVQPSKDYLEWLSSNSDIANRVAAEVAWFECTATIDDVVQGSAWYYISCGGCNSKAVKGPTSLICNSKKCGKREVTGVAQYLTKISVYDESEQAVFVELGDAGKELTGKHASELVASYFESNAGVDADHCVPVPQALLDAIGQKRRFIVKVSDHNLTGKTQTLTVTKILPPEAPQPIEHLEEKANPSRGFEDAAGDMVRKASERLESGEAKRPKSG from the exons ATGGAACCCACCGGCAACTCCCCCGACTCCAGTGACCGCAAGACCGGCAAGAAGATCGTCGCCTCCTCTGCTACTGTGAAACCAAATGGGAAGTCCATCGCTTCCTCCGCGATTGCGAAGACTGATGTTTCATCTCCTGTTCCGGTGAAACCAAACGTTGCTACCGATCTCTCCTCCGTGCATACAGACCAAGTCATGTTATTCCGAGATGTCTCATTCGGCCCACGCGAAGCGGAGTTGAGGTTTCGTCTGATTCACTTCTGGGAGGCTCGAAATCCACTCACGAAAACACTCATCGGACAAGAGATGCTTCTTATCGATGAAGAG GGGACTGCTATTCAAGGTTTTGTTCCAGCCGGACGGGTCGGGACCTTTGATCTGACAGATGGGGTCGTGTATAAGCTGAACAACTTCTTCGGGTCCAGAAGCAAAGTTCAATATCGAGTTGCTGATCATATCGCCACCGTCTCATTCACCTGGAATTCTGATTTAGCGGTTCTTGATAACCCTCCGGTCCCATTTCCAGAGGATAGGTTCAGGTTTCACGGCTATGAGGAGTTTAGGGCCAACTGCGACTCTAAGGGTGACCTTTATG ATTTCTTTGATTTTATAACAGATTATGTTGGCCatatgaagctggtgaatgagCAGACTATCTCTGACCATAATGTTCTTGACGAGGTTGACATCTCAGAGAAGCGGCATATATGTGTTCATGTTCAGACACATGA TGGACCAGTGATGAAGCTCTACATATGGGACAAGGCTGCATCCGACTTCTGCCAGAAATTCAAATCTTATGGCGGCACCCCAATCGTTCTGTTAGTCACCACTGTGAACCCCAAACACCTTGGAG GAACACTCGCTCTCACTACAATGTCATCATCTCGAGTGTTCATGGATGCTGATGTCCAGCCTAGCAAAGATTATCTTGAATG GTTGAGCTCTAACTCAGACATTGCTAATAGGGTTGCTGCTGAG GTTGCTTGGTTTGAATGCACAGCAACTATCGATGATGTTGTCCAGGGTTCTGCCTGGTATTACATTTCTTGCGGAGGATGTAATAGTAAGGCAGTAAAAGGGCCTACCTCTCTGATTTGTAACAGCAAGAAGTGTGGGAAAAGGGAAGTTACCGGCGTTGCTCA GTACCTCACAAAGATCTCTGTTTATGATGAGAGTGAGCAAGCAGTTTTTGTTGAACTTGGTGATGCTGGCAAAGAGTTGACCGGGAAGCATGCGTCAGAATTAGTTGCCAGTTACTTTGAG TCCAATGCTGGTGTGGATGCTGACCATTGCGTGCCGGTGCCGCAAGCTCTACTTGATGCAATAGGGCAGAAGCGCAGATTCATTGTGAAGGTTTCCGACCATAACTTGACAGGCAAGACTCAAACCCTGACTGTCACCAAGATACTCCCGCCAGAAGCTCCACAGCCCATAGAACACTTGGAAGAAAAGGCTAATCCTTCAAGAGGCTTCGAAGATGCTGCGGGTGATATGGTTAGGAAAGCATCTGAGCGTCTTGAGTCCGGAGAAGCCAAGCGCCCCAAGAGTGGCTAA
- the LOC125592747 gene encoding uncharacterized protein LOC125592747, with product MVYYVGHIKLVGEQALTAGLVLDEVEISSSRRLMVHVQTHDGPVMKLYLWDKAATDFCEKFKAHGNTPSVILVTTVNPKRFGGALTLSSLSSSRVFLDLDVQPTRDYLTWLDSNTDVANKVNPDIVTKAETVTIGDLFSYIKLEGSKVAWFECTATIDDVVHDFAWYYISCGGCKTKATKGHTTLMCKKCGKAEVTGVPEYLTKLSVYDKNDHGFFVLLGDAGRELTGKPASELVERYFEANESVGDDHMVPVPLALIDTIGQTRTFIVKVSKHNLDGKTRSLTVTKVLPLEAAAADGNLEENVIVSAVEETLQMGKRVDGSSREHEGSTDAAVKRSFDGDESEEAKRAKCG from the exons ATGGTTT ATTACGTTGGTCACATCAAACTGGTGGGTGAGCAGGCTCTGACTGCCGGTCTTGTGCTTGATGAAGTCGAGATATCTTCCTCACGGCGTCTTATGGTTCATGTCCAGACACATGA TGGTCCTGTGATGAAGCTATACCTATGGGACAAGGCTGCTACAGACTTCTGTGAGAAGTTTAAAGCGCATGGAAACACTCCGAGTGTTATTCTGGTGACTACTGTAAACCCGAAACGGTTTGGAG GCGCTCTAACTCTCTCCTCCCTATCATCCTCCCGTGTGTTTCTCGACTTGGACGTTCAACCAACCAGAGATTACCTGACTTG GTTGGACTCAAACACAGATGTTGCCAACAAGGTTAATCCCGACATTGTGACCAAGGCAGAGACGGTTACAATAGGGGATCTGTTCTCTTACATCAAGCTTGAAGGATCAAAG GTTGCTTGGTTTGAGTGCACAGCCACCATTGATGATGTTGTGCATGATTTTGCATGGTATTATATTTCATGCGGTGGGTGCAAGACGAAGGCGACAAAGGGGCATACTACGCTCATGTGTAAAAAATGTGGGAAAGCTGAAGTTACCGGTGTTCCAGA GTATCTTACGAAGCTCTCTGTCTATGACAAAAATGACCATGGGTTTTTTGTGCTTCTCGGTGACGCTGGGCGTGAGTTGACTGGGAAGCCAGCATCAGAATTGGTTGAGAGATATTTTGAG GCCAATGAAAGCGTAGGAGATGATCACATGGTCCCGGTGCCACTGGCTCTAATTGATACCATTGGGCAAACTCGCACTTTCATTGTGAAGGTTTCAAAACACAATTTGGATGGCAAGACCCGATCTTTGACTGTTACAAAGGTGCTCCCTCTTGAAGCTGCAGCAGCTGATGGCAACTTAGAAGAAAATGTGATTGTTTCTGCTGTCGAGGAGACCTTACAGATGGGCAAGCGTGTGGATGGTTCTTCCAGAGAGCATGAGGGATCCACAGATGCAGCGGTGAAAAGGAGTTTTGATGGGGATGAGTCAGAAGAAGCTAAGCGTGCCAAATGTGGCTAG